Proteins found in one Luteimonas chenhongjianii genomic segment:
- a CDS encoding YbaY family lipoprotein has translation MSRALLRLAALPLSMCMTLAACQSTPPPASGDAPMPESDARVRIQGEAVYFEKILMPEGSSLRVQLLDNRLAGTPQAVLAEEVTTVGAGPYEFAIDVPRMRLREDGQYALQASVSMPDGSLRFATASPVPVVIGADAMDMHLGRVRLHHVQP, from the coding sequence ATGTCCCGCGCCCTGCTCCGCCTCGCCGCCCTGCCCCTGTCGATGTGCATGACACTGGCCGCCTGCCAGTCCACGCCACCGCCCGCCTCCGGAGATGCACCGATGCCCGAATCCGACGCCCGCGTGCGCATCCAGGGGGAAGCCGTCTATTTCGAGAAGATCCTGATGCCCGAGGGCTCGAGCCTGCGCGTGCAGTTGCTCGACAACCGGCTTGCCGGCACCCCGCAGGCAGTGCTCGCCGAAGAGGTGACGACGGTCGGCGCAGGCCCCTACGAATTCGCCATCGACGTGCCGCGCATGCGGCTGCGCGAGGACGGCCAGTACGCCCTGCAGGCTTCTGTCTCGATGCCCGATGGCAGCCTGCGATTCGCCACCGCGTCACCCGTGCCGGTGGTGATCGGCGCCGATGCAATGGACATGCACCTGGGCCGCGTCCGCCTCCACCACGTCCAGCCCTGA
- a CDS encoding endonuclease/exonuclease/phosphatase family protein → MRRLIGACLALLLAACASSPPPDPAPRGLRVVTLNIYHDEADWPARLPLIIEQLRALDADVIALQEVLQAEGLPNQALSIGEALGYSVQFVSNDPPGRSRRYGNALLTRLPVLEQDWTPLAPREDSRSLGHARLRFEGAPIDVYFTHLHHTQSGGAIRRRQLQDLRTFIARRPSPAPSLVLGDFNAPVTAPEMAAMEGYVDSFGSVHPGADARAMTTLNPHFFDFRARIDHVFAEAGRFEVLDARTVLDTPGADGTWPSDHFGIFVVAQPIAR, encoded by the coding sequence ATGAGGCGACTGATCGGGGCGTGCCTGGCCCTGCTGCTCGCTGCCTGCGCCTCCAGCCCGCCGCCGGATCCCGCGCCGCGCGGGCTCCGGGTGGTCACCCTCAACATCTACCACGACGAGGCGGACTGGCCGGCGCGCCTGCCGCTGATCATCGAGCAGTTGCGCGCGCTCGATGCGGATGTGATCGCGCTGCAGGAAGTCCTGCAGGCCGAAGGGCTTCCCAACCAGGCACTGAGCATCGGAGAGGCGCTCGGCTATTCGGTGCAGTTCGTCTCCAACGACCCACCCGGGCGTTCGCGCCGCTACGGCAACGCGCTGCTCACGCGCCTGCCGGTGCTCGAGCAGGACTGGACGCCGTTGGCACCGCGCGAGGATTCGCGCAGCCTCGGCCACGCGCGCCTGCGCTTCGAAGGTGCGCCGATCGACGTCTACTTCACCCATCTGCACCACACGCAGTCGGGCGGCGCGATCCGCCGCCGCCAGCTGCAGGACCTCCGCACCTTCATTGCGCGGCGGCCGAGCCCGGCCCCCTCGCTGGTGCTGGGCGACTTCAACGCGCCGGTCACTGCGCCGGAAATGGCCGCCATGGAAGGCTATGTCGATAGCTTCGGCAGCGTGCATCCGGGCGCTGACGCGCGCGCAATGACCACGCTCAATCCGCACTTCTTCGACTTCCGCGCGCGCATCGACCACGTCTTCGCCGAGGCCGGGCGCTTCGAGGTACTCGATGCACGCACCGTGCTCGACACGCCGGGCGCGGACGGCACCTGGCCTTCGGACCACTTCGGCATCTTCGTCGTGGCGCAGCCGATTGCGCGTTGA
- a CDS encoding M14 family metallopeptidase, producing the protein MPRYRLALALALLPTCLTALANDDPRLTIAERSGFVETGRMDEVAALCETFARLHADAVRCIEFGTSPEGRPMQALVASRSGALDPAAARAAGVPVVLIQGGIHAGEIDGKDAGFLALRELLDGSAAPEALARAVLVFVPVFSVDGHERFGAWNRPNQRGPREMGWRTTAQNLNLNRDYAKADAPEMQAMLALVEAWDPIAYIDLHATNGAQFEHDISIQVEPVHAGDAALRQVGRTFRDAVMADLAAAGSLPLPYYPSFVEHDNPQSGFEDGVSPPRFSTGYFPLRNRLAMLVETHSWKEYPVRVRITRNTIVSVLDQVARHGRDWMRTAQAADARASALGGSVLPLAWKATDTARTVDFRGYAYTRMPSDVSGALMTRYDESSPQLWRVPMRDELRPSVEVALPRGGYLVPAAHAAWVGEKLRQHGISWQRLAAPQSLAVEVFRATRATPAAAPVEGRQRLELEGAWAAEQQEIGAGGLFVPIAQPKARLVAALLEPQAPDALAAWGRFNNHFERKEYMEDYVAEQVAREMLAADPELRAQFEAKLRDDVAFAGNPAARLEFFYRRHSAWDDRYNLYPVMRTELPPAEAVGAQ; encoded by the coding sequence ATGCCCCGTTATCGCCTGGCGCTTGCGCTTGCCCTGTTGCCGACCTGCCTGACCGCCCTCGCCAACGACGACCCGCGCCTCACCATCGCCGAGCGCAGCGGCTTCGTCGAGACCGGACGCATGGACGAGGTCGCTGCGCTGTGCGAGACCTTCGCGCGCCTGCACGCGGATGCGGTCCGGTGCATCGAATTCGGCACGTCGCCGGAAGGCCGGCCGATGCAGGCGCTGGTGGCCAGCCGCAGCGGGGCGCTGGATCCGGCCGCGGCGCGTGCGGCGGGCGTGCCGGTGGTGCTGATCCAGGGCGGCATCCACGCCGGAGAAATCGACGGCAAGGACGCGGGATTCCTTGCGCTGCGCGAACTCCTCGACGGCAGCGCCGCACCGGAGGCTCTGGCCCGGGCGGTCCTGGTGTTCGTCCCGGTCTTCAGCGTCGACGGCCACGAACGCTTCGGCGCCTGGAACCGCCCCAACCAGCGCGGTCCAAGGGAAATGGGCTGGCGAACCACCGCGCAGAACCTCAACCTCAACCGCGACTACGCCAAGGCCGATGCGCCCGAGATGCAGGCGATGCTGGCGCTGGTCGAGGCCTGGGATCCGATCGCCTACATCGACCTGCATGCGACCAACGGCGCGCAGTTCGAGCACGACATCTCGATCCAGGTCGAGCCTGTGCATGCCGGCGATGCCGCGCTGCGCCAGGTGGGGCGCACGTTCCGCGACGCGGTGATGGCCGATCTCGCCGCCGCCGGCTCGCTGCCCCTCCCCTACTACCCCTCGTTCGTCGAGCACGACAACCCCCAGTCTGGATTCGAGGACGGCGTGTCGCCGCCGCGCTTCTCGACGGGTTATTTCCCGCTGCGCAACCGCCTGGCCATGCTGGTCGAAACGCACTCTTGGAAGGAATACCCGGTACGCGTCCGCATCACCCGCAACACCATCGTCTCGGTGTTGGACCAGGTCGCGCGCCACGGTCGCGACTGGATGCGCACCGCGCAGGCGGCCGACGCGCGCGCATCGGCGCTGGGCGGCTCGGTGCTGCCGCTGGCCTGGAAGGCGACCGATACCGCGCGCACCGTCGACTTCCGCGGCTACGCCTACACACGCATGCCGTCCGATGTCTCCGGCGCGCTGATGACCCGCTATGACGAATCGAGCCCGCAGCTGTGGCGCGTGCCGATGCGTGACGAGCTGCGGCCTTCGGTGGAGGTGGCGCTGCCGCGAGGCGGCTACCTGGTGCCGGCGGCGCATGCCGCGTGGGTCGGCGAGAAGCTGCGCCAGCACGGGATCTCGTGGCAGCGACTGGCCGCGCCGCAGTCGCTTGCGGTCGAGGTCTTCCGTGCCACTCGCGCGACGCCCGCGGCCGCGCCGGTCGAGGGCCGCCAGCGGCTGGAACTCGAAGGCGCCTGGGCAGCGGAACAGCAGGAGATCGGCGCCGGCGGCCTGTTCGTTCCGATCGCCCAGCCCAAAGCGCGGCTGGTCGCCGCCCTGCTCGAACCGCAGGCGCCCGATGCGCTGGCTGCCTGGGGGCGTTTCAACAACCATTTCGAGCGCAAGGAATACATGGAGGACTACGTCGCCGAGCAGGTTGCGCGAGAGATGCTCGCGGCCGATCCCGAACTGCGCGCGCAGTTCGAAGCGAAGCTGCGGGACGATGTGGCATTCGCCGGCAACCCCGCCGCTCGCCTGGAGTTCTTCTACCGGCGCCACAGCGCGTGGGACGACCGCTACAACCTGTATCCGGTGATGCGCACCGAGCTGCCGCCAGCGGAAGCGGTCGGGGCGCAATGA
- a CDS encoding oligopeptide:H+ symporter: MSTVQTASGPMPRQIAYIIGNEACERFSFYGMRNILVPFLISSVLLGYLPQGADRDAAAKDIFHTFVIGVYFFPLLGGWLADRFFGKYHTILWFSLIYCAGHACLAMFENNATGFYTGLFLIALGSGGIKPLVVSFCGDQFDQTNKSKAKVVFDAFYWIINFGSFFASLLAPLFLRHYGPAVAFGIPGVLMFIATFVFWLGRKEYVNVPPTRRDPHAFFEVVKTALRARHAGEGRPGLAVAMVGVVSAAVMLALWLLSATVALPWWPTDFGFVITACLALGVIIALGGWGASLQLERARGLHPDAAVDGVRAVLRILIVFALVTPFWSLFDQKASTWIIQGREMVIPHGSAWWPSWLIQDAAQMQALNPLLVMLLIPFNNLVLYPALRRIGFEPTALRRMGWGIAISGTAWIVAGGLQLWIDSGDEVSLAWQSVPYLLLTFGEVLVSATALEFAYSQAPQAMKGVIMAFWYLTSTFGSLWVLLTNAGVRNEAVTAYIASTGLSENAFLMFFFAAFAFAAALAFGLYARRYPMQDNYRVA; the protein is encoded by the coding sequence ATGTCGACCGTCCAGACCGCAAGCGGGCCCATGCCCCGCCAGATCGCCTACATCATCGGCAACGAAGCCTGCGAGCGTTTCAGCTTCTACGGCATGCGCAACATCCTGGTGCCGTTCCTGATCAGCTCGGTGCTGCTGGGCTATCTGCCACAGGGTGCCGACCGGGACGCGGCAGCGAAGGACATCTTCCACACCTTCGTCATCGGCGTGTACTTCTTTCCGCTGCTCGGCGGCTGGCTGGCCGACCGCTTCTTCGGCAAGTACCACACCATCCTGTGGTTCTCGCTGATCTACTGCGCCGGCCACGCCTGTCTGGCGATGTTCGAGAACAACGCGACCGGCTTCTACACCGGCCTGTTCCTGATCGCATTGGGCTCTGGCGGCATCAAGCCTCTGGTGGTCTCGTTCTGCGGGGACCAGTTCGACCAGACCAACAAGAGCAAGGCGAAGGTGGTCTTCGACGCCTTCTACTGGATCATCAATTTCGGCTCGTTCTTCGCGTCCCTGCTGGCGCCGCTGTTCCTGCGGCACTACGGGCCCGCGGTCGCCTTCGGCATCCCGGGCGTGCTGATGTTCATCGCGACCTTCGTGTTCTGGCTGGGGCGCAAGGAATACGTCAACGTGCCGCCGACCCGGCGAGACCCGCATGCGTTCTTCGAGGTGGTCAAGACCGCATTGCGCGCGCGCCATGCCGGTGAAGGCCGGCCGGGCCTCGCGGTGGCCATGGTGGGTGTGGTGTCGGCGGCCGTCATGCTGGCGCTGTGGCTGCTCTCGGCGACTGTGGCGCTTCCGTGGTGGCCGACCGATTTCGGCTTCGTCATCACTGCATGTCTTGCGCTCGGCGTCATCATCGCCCTGGGCGGCTGGGGCGCATCCCTGCAGCTCGAACGTGCACGCGGCCTGCATCCCGATGCCGCAGTCGATGGTGTGCGCGCGGTGCTGCGGATCCTGATCGTGTTCGCCCTGGTCACGCCGTTCTGGTCACTGTTCGACCAGAAGGCTTCGACCTGGATCATCCAGGGCCGCGAGATGGTGATCCCGCACGGCTCGGCCTGGTGGCCGAGCTGGCTGATCCAGGACGCGGCGCAGATGCAGGCGCTCAACCCGCTGCTGGTGATGCTGCTGATCCCGTTCAACAACCTGGTGCTGTATCCGGCGCTGCGGCGGATAGGATTCGAGCCGACCGCGTTGCGGCGGATGGGCTGGGGCATCGCGATCTCCGGCACCGCATGGATCGTCGCCGGCGGCCTGCAGCTGTGGATCGACAGCGGCGACGAGGTGTCCCTCGCTTGGCAGTCGGTGCCCTATCTGCTGCTGACCTTCGGCGAAGTGCTGGTGTCGGCGACCGCGCTCGAATTCGCCTACAGCCAGGCCCCGCAGGCGATGAAGGGCGTGATCATGGCGTTCTGGTATCTCACCAGTACCTTCGGCAGCCTGTGGGTCCTGCTCACCAATGCCGGGGTACGCAACGAGGCGGTCACCGCCTACATCGCCTCCACCGGCCTGAGCGAGAACGCCTTCCTGATGTTCTTCTTCGCCGCGTTCGCCTTCGCGGCCGCGCTCGCCTTCGGCCTGTACGCGCGCCGATACCCGATGCAGGACAACTATCGCGTCGCCTGA
- a CDS encoding rhomboid family intramembrane serine protease, with amino-acid sequence MNFGPVTLLLIAVTVIVSWQAFEKPALLGRLILWPPAVDRYKQYDRLITHGFIHADWQHLIFNMITLFFFGAGIERAFAPYIGPVGFALFYLSAILVAILPTYLRHRHDPGYRSLGASGAVSAVLFASILINPWQLLLVFFIPMPAIVFGVAYIGYSIWMDKRGGDNVNHSAHLWGAGYGMLFTVMMEPRIVGAFLARLMSPSF; translated from the coding sequence ATGAATTTTGGACCCGTCACCCTCCTGCTGATCGCCGTGACCGTCATCGTGTCCTGGCAGGCCTTCGAGAAACCCGCGCTGCTGGGCCGGTTGATCCTCTGGCCTCCGGCAGTCGACCGCTACAAGCAGTACGACCGTCTGATCACGCATGGCTTCATCCATGCCGACTGGCAGCACCTGATCTTCAACATGATCACGCTGTTCTTCTTCGGTGCCGGGATCGAACGCGCGTTCGCGCCGTATATCGGCCCCGTTGGTTTCGCACTGTTCTATCTCTCGGCGATTCTCGTCGCCATCCTGCCGACGTACCTGCGCCACCGGCACGACCCCGGCTACAGGAGCCTGGGCGCTTCGGGCGCAGTGTCGGCGGTGCTGTTCGCGTCGATCCTGATCAATCCATGGCAGCTGCTGCTTGTGTTCTTCATCCCGATGCCGGCGATCGTGTTCGGCGTGGCATACATCGGCTACAGCATCTGGATGGACAAGCGCGGCGGTGACAACGTCAACCACAGTGCGCACCTGTGGGGCGCCGGCTACGGCATGCTGTTTACCGTGATGATGGAGCCGCGCATCGTCGGCGCGTTCCTCGCAAGGCTGATGTCCCCGTCGTTCTGA
- a CDS encoding GNAT family N-acetyltransferase, with product MSSSAIHHDPDRRLFETVVDGHVAHLEYREDAGVLTILHTIVPPQIGGRGLGAGLVDAALAYASSLGLRIASECAYATHRIAALGAGESGGRSP from the coding sequence ATGTCGTCATCAGCCATCCACCATGACCCCGACAGGCGCTTGTTCGAAACCGTGGTCGACGGCCATGTCGCGCATCTGGAGTATCGCGAGGATGCCGGCGTGCTGACCATCTTGCATACCATCGTTCCACCCCAGATCGGCGGCCGCGGGCTTGGGGCCGGGCTGGTCGACGCGGCGCTGGCATATGCATCCTCGCTGGGGTTGCGGATCGCGTCGGAATGCGCGTACGCCACGCACCGTATCGCCGCTCTTGGGGCTGGCGAAAGCGGCGGGCGGAGCCCCTAG
- a CDS encoding cold-shock protein encodes MSDRQTGTVKWFNDAKGFGFITPESGQDLFVHFRSIQGTGFKSLQEGQKVSFKVVQGQKGLQADEVQAV; translated from the coding sequence ATGTCGGATCGTCAGACGGGTACCGTCAAGTGGTTCAACGATGCCAAGGGCTTCGGCTTCATCACCCCGGAAAGCGGACAGGACCTGTTCGTCCATTTCCGTTCGATCCAGGGCACCGGCTTCAAGTCGCTGCAGGAAGGCCAGAAGGTGAGCTTCAAGGTCGTCCAGGGCCAGAAGGGCCTGCAGGCTGACGAAGTGCAGGCCGTCTAA
- a CDS encoding DUF3298 and DUF4163 domain-containing protein, producing MLALALSACQRDTAAPAQPASGGDQPSADGVQPLVETPGELQDVVEMDSSFIIGISYPPEANKYPGLAAVLHAYAQAAREELMEAVGGATLQPGTMYDLSLSFTTLLDTPDMLAIAADGSSYTGGAHDNPLIERFVWLVPEQKLLTAEELVPGEEDWRVISAYVREQLHAALSQRIDADELPPDERSRLMRSAGKMIDEGSAPDVANYQQFEPVPGPGGKLSGLRFVFPPYQVGPYSDGVQTVEVPAAVLLPHVAPAYRGLFAQS from the coding sequence ATGCTTGCCCTCGCACTGTCCGCCTGTCAGCGCGACACCGCCGCGCCTGCACAGCCGGCTTCGGGGGGCGACCAGCCCTCGGCCGATGGGGTGCAGCCGCTCGTCGAGACGCCGGGCGAGTTGCAGGACGTTGTCGAGATGGACTCCAGTTTCATCATCGGAATCAGCTATCCGCCCGAGGCGAACAAGTACCCGGGTCTCGCCGCGGTGCTGCATGCGTACGCGCAGGCGGCGCGCGAGGAGCTGATGGAGGCTGTCGGCGGCGCGACGCTGCAGCCGGGCACGATGTACGACCTGTCGCTCAGTTTCACCACGCTGCTCGACACCCCCGACATGCTCGCCATCGCTGCCGATGGCAGCAGCTACACCGGCGGCGCGCACGACAACCCCCTGATCGAACGGTTTGTCTGGCTGGTGCCCGAGCAGAAACTGCTTACGGCCGAAGAGCTCGTGCCAGGCGAGGAAGACTGGCGCGTCATCTCCGCCTACGTGCGCGAGCAGCTGCATGCTGCGCTTTCCCAGCGCATCGATGCCGACGAACTGCCGCCCGATGAGCGCAGCCGGCTGATGCGCTCGGCCGGCAAGATGATCGATGAGGGCTCCGCCCCGGATGTCGCGAACTACCAGCAGTTCGAGCCGGTGCCGGGCCCCGGTGGCAAGCTCTCGGGCCTGCGCTTCGTGTTTCCGCCCTACCAGGTGGGCCCGTACTCCGATGGGGTGCAGACCGTCGAAGTCCCCGCTGCAGTCCTGCTGCCGCACGTGGCGCCCGCCTATCGCGGGCTGTTCGCCCAGAGCTGA
- a CDS encoding NAD-dependent protein deacetylase: MSATALDTTNASTRLRDWLSGFQRIFVLTGAGISTGSGIPDYRDASGAWKRAAPVTWQAFTGAPAIYRRYWARSVVGWPKFSAARPNQAHHALAALERDGHLSALLTQNVDGLHQRAGSQRVIDLHGRLDQVTCLACGQRQPRADLQPRLLADNPGWQPGAAAMAPDGDADIDRDAETAFVPPHCLACGGLLKPDVVFFGENVPRSRVSEAQASLAASDAMLVVGSSLMVYSGFRFATMAAKAGLPLAILTRGTTRADALATLKIDAEIGATLGALTR; the protein is encoded by the coding sequence ATGTCCGCAACCGCCCTCGACACCACCAACGCCTCCACCCGGCTCCGCGACTGGCTGTCCGGGTTTCAACGGATCTTCGTGTTGACGGGCGCCGGCATCAGCACCGGCTCGGGCATCCCCGACTACCGGGACGCCAGCGGCGCATGGAAACGCGCGGCGCCGGTGACGTGGCAGGCCTTCACCGGTGCCCCGGCGATCTACCGGCGTTACTGGGCGCGCAGTGTCGTCGGCTGGCCGAAATTTTCGGCGGCGCGTCCCAACCAGGCCCACCACGCCCTCGCTGCGCTCGAGCGCGACGGACACCTCAGCGCCCTGCTCACCCAGAACGTCGACGGCCTGCACCAGCGCGCAGGCAGCCAGCGGGTCATCGACCTGCATGGCCGTCTCGACCAGGTGACCTGCCTCGCCTGCGGGCAGCGACAGCCCCGCGCCGACCTGCAGCCGCGACTGCTGGCCGACAATCCCGGCTGGCAGCCGGGCGCTGCGGCCATGGCCCCGGATGGCGACGCCGACATCGACCGCGATGCCGAGACGGCCTTCGTGCCACCGCATTGCCTGGCCTGCGGCGGCCTGCTGAAACCCGACGTGGTGTTCTTCGGCGAGAACGTGCCGCGCTCGCGCGTATCCGAGGCCCAGGCATCGCTCGCTGCGAGCGACGCGATGCTCGTGGTCGGCTCGTCGCTGATGGTCTATTCGGGTTTCCGCTTCGCCACGATGGCCGCCAAGGCCGGCCTGCCGCTGGCGATACTCACCCGCGGAACGACCCGGGCCGATGCACTCGCCACCCTGAAAATCGACGCTGAAATCGGCGCGACCCTGGGGGCGCTCACGCGCTGA
- a CDS encoding M3 family metallopeptidase, with protein sequence MKHPLAAALCAALAVSALPVFAQATGTANAQSTTSAQQPIDNPLFVQSTLDLRYPHFDQIQDAHFAPAFDAGMAAHLREVEAITGNPEAPTFENTIIALEQAGELLSRARGIFGSLNGTDTNDTRKKIDAEYAPKFAAHRDAVMLNPKLFARVDTLRKNVDSLGLDAEGKRLVERYHTMFVRAGANLTEAQKNEMRRINAESAKLGTTFSQNVLAEVNDSAVVVDTLEELDGLSDAQIAAAAAEAKARGHEGKYVITLLNTTGQPVLPQVNNRALRERIHTASVNRGGRGNQYDNTGIIAQTLKLRAERANLMGYPNQAAFILEDSTAGTVQAVNDMLGQLAPAAVANAKLEAAELQAMIDREQAAKGEPSFQLEPWDWAYYSEKVRQDKYSFDDAQIKPYFEMKNVLENGVFFAANKFYGLSFKERTDLPKYHPDTWTYDVFNEDGSQLAIFIFDPYARASKRGGAWMNSYVSQSELDGTLTVTANHQNIPKPQGGQPTLLTWDEVTTMFHEFGHSLHGMFSDVKYPLFSGTSVPRDFVEFPSQVNEMWADWPEILANYAKHYQTGAPMPAELIERVQAAAKFNQGFATTEYLGAAMLDQYLHQLPADQLPSGDQVLATEAAALKAAGLDYAPVPPRYRTTYFNHINGGYAAGYYAYIWSEVLDANTVQWIEQNGGLTRANGDRLRSTLLSRGGSKDAKQLFVDFTGHEPKIEPLLIKRGLAPDPKVATN encoded by the coding sequence CTGAAGCACCCGCTTGCCGCCGCCCTGTGCGCCGCCCTTGCCGTGTCCGCGCTGCCCGTGTTCGCACAGGCCACCGGCACCGCCAACGCCCAGTCCACAACGAGTGCCCAGCAGCCGATCGACAATCCGCTGTTCGTACAGAGCACGCTGGACCTGCGCTACCCGCATTTCGACCAGATCCAGGATGCGCATTTCGCACCGGCGTTCGACGCCGGCATGGCCGCGCATCTCCGCGAAGTCGAGGCCATCACCGGCAATCCCGAGGCGCCGACGTTCGAGAACACCATCATCGCGCTGGAGCAGGCGGGCGAACTGCTGTCGCGCGCCCGGGGGATCTTCGGCAGTCTCAACGGCACCGACACCAACGACACGCGCAAGAAGATCGACGCCGAGTACGCGCCCAAATTCGCCGCGCACCGCGACGCGGTCATGCTCAATCCCAAGCTGTTCGCCCGTGTCGACACGCTCCGCAAGAATGTCGATTCGCTGGGTCTTGACGCCGAAGGCAAGCGCCTGGTCGAGCGTTACCACACCATGTTCGTGCGCGCCGGCGCGAACCTGACGGAGGCCCAGAAGAACGAGATGCGCCGCATCAACGCCGAGTCGGCGAAGCTGGGCACCACCTTCAGCCAGAACGTGCTCGCCGAAGTCAACGATTCGGCCGTGGTCGTCGACACGCTCGAGGAACTCGATGGCCTGAGCGATGCGCAGATCGCCGCAGCCGCCGCTGAAGCGAAGGCCCGTGGCCACGAGGGCAAGTACGTCATCACCCTGCTCAACACGACCGGCCAGCCGGTGCTGCCCCAGGTCAACAACCGCGCACTGCGCGAGCGCATCCACACCGCGTCGGTCAACCGCGGCGGTCGTGGCAACCAGTACGACAACACCGGGATCATCGCCCAGACCCTCAAGCTGCGCGCCGAGCGCGCGAACCTGATGGGCTATCCCAACCAGGCTGCCTTCATCCTCGAGGATTCCACTGCAGGCACCGTCCAGGCAGTCAACGACATGCTCGGCCAGCTGGCACCGGCAGCGGTCGCCAACGCGAAGCTCGAAGCCGCCGAACTGCAGGCGATGATCGACCGCGAGCAGGCTGCCAAGGGCGAGCCGAGCTTCCAGCTCGAGCCCTGGGACTGGGCCTACTATTCGGAGAAGGTGCGCCAGGACAAGTACAGCTTCGACGATGCGCAGATCAAGCCGTACTTCGAGATGAAGAACGTGCTGGAGAATGGCGTGTTCTTCGCCGCGAACAAGTTCTACGGCCTGAGCTTCAAGGAACGCACCGACCTGCCGAAGTACCACCCCGACACCTGGACCTACGACGTCTTCAATGAAGACGGCAGCCAGCTGGCGATCTTCATCTTCGACCCCTACGCGCGTGCATCGAAGCGCGGCGGCGCCTGGATGAACTCGTACGTCTCGCAGTCGGAGCTCGATGGCACCCTGACGGTCACGGCCAACCACCAGAACATCCCCAAGCCGCAGGGTGGCCAGCCGACGCTGCTGACCTGGGACGAAGTGACCACGATGTTCCATGAGTTCGGCCACTCCCTGCACGGCATGTTCTCGGACGTGAAGTACCCCCTCTTCAGCGGCACGAGCGTGCCGCGCGACTTCGTCGAGTTCCCGTCGCAGGTCAACGAGATGTGGGCCGACTGGCCGGAAATCCTCGCCAACTACGCCAAGCACTATCAGACCGGCGCGCCGATGCCGGCCGAGCTGATCGAGCGCGTGCAGGCGGCGGCGAAGTTCAACCAGGGCTTCGCGACCACCGAGTACCTGGGCGCCGCAATGCTCGACCAGTACCTGCACCAGCTGCCGGCCGACCAGCTGCCGTCCGGCGACCAGGTCCTGGCGACCGAGGCCGCCGCGCTCAAGGCCGCTGGCCTGGATTACGCGCCGGTACCGCCGCGTTACCGCACGACGTACTTCAACCACATCAACGGCGGCTATGCGGCCGGCTATTACGCCTACATCTGGTCCGAAGTCCTGGATGCGAACACCGTGCAGTGGATCGAGCAGAACGGCGGCCTGACCCGTGCGAACGGTGACCGGCTGCGCAGCACCCTGCTCTCGCGCGGCGGCAGCAAGGACGCCAAGCAGCTGTTCGTCGACTTCACCGGTCACGAGCCGAAGATCGAACCCCTGCTGATCAAGCGCGGCCTCGCGCCCGATCCGAAGGTCGCGACGAACTGA
- a CDS encoding glutathione peroxidase → MTSAFDFQAVSLDGTPQPLSDYADRVLLIVNVASRCGFTPQYAGLQTLWHDYRDRGLVVLGFPCDQFGHQEPGSPEDIRDFCALNYAVDFPMFAKVDVNGANAHPLWAWLQAQKRGVLGTRTIKWNFTKFLVGRDGQVVGRYAPAVRPETLRRPIEAALG, encoded by the coding sequence ATGACCAGTGCGTTCGATTTCCAGGCCGTTTCCCTCGACGGCACCCCCCAGCCGCTGTCCGACTATGCCGACCGCGTGCTGCTGATCGTCAACGTGGCCTCCAGATGCGGCTTCACGCCGCAATATGCCGGCCTGCAGACCCTGTGGCACGACTATCGTGACCGCGGACTCGTGGTGCTGGGGTTTCCCTGCGACCAGTTCGGCCACCAGGAGCCGGGCAGCCCGGAGGATATCCGCGACTTCTGCGCACTCAACTATGCGGTCGACTTTCCGATGTTCGCCAAGGTCGATGTCAACGGCGCGAATGCGCATCCGCTGTGGGCCTGGCTGCAGGCGCAGAAGCGCGGCGTGCTGGGCACGCGCACGATCAAGTGGAATTTCACCAAGTTCCTGGTGGGCCGCGATGGCCAGGTGGTCGGACGCTACGCACCTGCCGTCAGGCCCGAGACGCTACGCCGCCCGATCGAGGCGGCGCTGGGCTGA
- a CDS encoding universal stress protein yields MKILVTVDGSDISSRALKFALKLAKQTATASIAVLHVDAPVFPGVERRIGKEAVESYHADNHEHAFKAARKAVGRSQVTIEEIRAVGDIAETILAVAAKRKVDLLVMGSHGRGAVTGVLLGSVSSKVIAQTAIPVTIVR; encoded by the coding sequence ATGAAGATCCTGGTTACCGTCGACGGCAGCGACATCAGTTCGCGCGCCCTCAAGTTCGCACTCAAACTCGCCAAGCAGACGGCCACCGCGAGCATCGCCGTGCTGCACGTGGACGCGCCGGTGTTCCCGGGCGTGGAACGTCGCATCGGCAAGGAAGCGGTGGAGAGCTATCACGCCGACAATCACGAGCACGCCTTCAAGGCCGCGCGCAAGGCGGTCGGCCGCTCGCAGGTGACCATCGAGGAAATCCGCGCGGTCGGCGACATCGCCGAGACCATCCTGGCGGTGGCGGCCAAGCGCAAGGTGGACCTGCTGGTGATGGGCTCGCACGGCCGCGGCGCCGTGACCGGCGTGCTGCTGGGCTCGGTCTCGAGCAAGGTCATCGCCCAGACCGCCATTCCGGTGACGATCGTCCGCTGA